AGCAAATAATGAGATTGTATCTTACGGAAGCGGTTATGGAGGCAACTCTTTGTtgggaaaaaaatgtttcgcTCTTAGAATCGGGTCTACGATTGCCAAAAAAGAAGGCTGGCTTGCTGAGCACATGCTGGTACGTAATAAATATCGATGTCAATGCTAAGAAAaatcttaataataaattttgttaatttttcttaactctattatcaataaaattgcaGATCTTGGGCATAACGAATCCCAAAGGCGTAAAACGTTACATTGCCGCGGCGTTTCCAAGTGCCTGTGGAAAAACTAATCTTGCAATGATGCAGCCAACGTTACCCGGTTTCAAAATTGAATGCGTTGGTGACGATATTGCTTGGATGAGATTTGATAAACAAGGCCGTCTACGAGCTATAAATCCAGAAAATGGATTCTTTGGAGTTGCTCCGGGTACAGCGACAGCGACAAATCCAAATGCcatgaaaacaattttcaaaaatacaatatttactAATGTCGCGCTTACAAGCGACGGTGGAGTTTTTTGGGAAGGAATGGAAAATGAAATAGATAAAGACATTGGAATAACTGATTGGCATGGAAATCCATGGTCACGCGATTCAAAAACACCGGCTGCGCACCCAAATTCTCGATTCTGTACTCCTGCGTATCAGTGTCCCATAATCGATCCCGCTTGGGAAGATCCTGAGGGAGTTCCTATTGACGCCATTCTTTTCGGAGGTCGCAGACCTGAAGGAGTTCCACTTGTTTATCAAGCGCGAAATTGGCAACATGGAGTTTTTATCGGAGCTTCGATGAGATCAGAAGCTACGGCAGCTGCTGAACATAAAGTACGTTTTGATTTTCTAGTTTAAACCcaacaaatatatgaaaatattcattattaattttgtttatttttctgtacACAGTCCAAAGTAATAATGAATGATCCATTTGCGATGAGACCTTTCTTTGGTTACAACTTCGGTCATTATTTGCAACACTGGCTCAGTATGGAACAGGTAAAAGACGCGCAACTACCGGCTATTTTCCACGTCAATTGGTTTAGAAAAGACGGAAGCAACAAATTCCTATGGCCAGGTTTTGGTGAAAATTCACGGGTACTCGACTGGATTTTACGTCGAATAGAAGGTGAAGATATTGCTAATGAATCAGCTATTGGGCTCATTCCGAAAGAGGGTACACTCAATACTGCAGGTTTGAAAGACAACGTTAACTTTGAAGAATTATTTAGATTACCAAAAGATTTTTGGGAAAAAGAAGCTAGAGAACTGAGAGATTATTTTGATGCTCAAGTTGGAAACGATCTTCCAGCGCCGATATTAACTGAACTGAACAAtctcgaaaaaaatatttcgaagaTTAATTGAAAGATTTTACATATATgggtaaatttttatagatttttatgactACATTCCAaacaattatgaaaaaaattacttctgTATGTATATTCTGTAAATAGTATTATTAAaacgatatattttattgaaaaaaatttcacatgtGATCATTTGAAATAATCctgattatttgaattttagatataaaattaataagacgTGAAGTGTAATGGTATTAATGTATATTAATCTATTGTATTTACTTATCGCTccgaaaattgaaatttttcaaaaattttt
This window of the Microplitis mediator isolate UGA2020A chromosome 8, iyMicMedi2.1, whole genome shotgun sequence genome carries:
- the LOC130673008 gene encoding phosphoenolpyruvate carboxykinase [GTP]-like, coding for MTTHGWNVARQSFISKGTRCVLEPDKLTRSFHTLHRSSLDYSKLLRITDIAAGKSVIKSSRFSIFTYRVYNKTNKSSKMPYWIDQFYPQVKNLMATHATESKDSIDQVYSKIGGVPIISKLTSPLAPKVLTYVEDCVKLCKPDAVYICNGSEEENELMLKLLQANGSIVPLPKYENCWLARTNPADVARVESRTFISTATKAETIPTPREGVKGLLGNWISFTDMDEAISQRFPGCMKGRTMYVIPFSMGPVGSPLSKIGIEITDSVYVVCSMRVMTRIGTGVLDVLGKTDFVKCLHSVGSPNENSKVEVKNSWPCDPERTIILHKPANNEIVSYGSGYGGNSLLGKKCFALRIGSTIAKKEGWLAEHMLILGITNPKGVKRYIAAAFPSACGKTNLAMMQPTLPGFKIECVGDDIAWMRFDKQGRLRAINPENGFFGVAPGTATATNPNAMKTIFKNTIFTNVALTSDGGVFWEGMENEIDKDIGITDWHGNPWSRDSKTPAAHPNSRFCTPAYQCPIIDPAWEDPEGVPIDAILFGGRRPEGVPLVYQARNWQHGVFIGASMRSEATAAAEHKSKVIMNDPFAMRPFFGYNFGHYLQHWLSMEQVKDAQLPAIFHVNWFRKDGSNKFLWPGFGENSRVLDWILRRIEGEDIANESAIGLIPKEGTLNTAGLKDNVNFEELFRLPKDFWEKEARELRDYFDAQVGNDLPAPILTELNNLEKNISKIN